Proteins from a genomic interval of Deltaproteobacteria bacterium RBG_16_64_85:
- a CDS encoding UDP-N-acetylmuramoyl-L-alanyl-D-glutamate--2,6-diaminopimelate ligase: MRLSEALANVTTAEPPHDAIDIGGISIDSRKARKADLFVALRGERADGHAFLAQAERAGAAAALVEREISSPPLPTVRVASTDAALPKVAANFHGDPSARLAVVGVTGTNGKTTVTYLLESILSAAGRKTAVIGTINYRVGEEVLRTGLTTPFPHELQEVLAEAAFRGVTHVLMEVSSHSAIQGRIAGVRFDVGVFTNLSRDHLDFHGDMESYFAAKARFFREYLPAGGKRTGMVISADDPYGTRLCREFPGALTYGFLQDRAVAPVRVQMSWEGTRMSLRTPWGELDLRTRLIGSHNASNVMAAVCVSGLLGISSEAIRAGIERLPAISGRMEEIPNRRGLHIYVDYAHTPGGLDVVLSTLMGLGGGRLITVFGCGGNRDRGKRPEMGRIAALRSDVVVVTSDNPRNEDPGAILSDILLGLRTEGFLDGRGEVAWDDGYFLVIPDRKAAIDRALSLARPGDTVAIAGKGHENVQIIGDRSLPFDDREIVRGLLAADE, from the coding sequence ATGCGACTATCGGAGGCCCTGGCAAACGTAACCACGGCGGAGCCGCCGCACGATGCGATCGACATCGGCGGCATTTCGATCGATTCCCGCAAGGCCCGGAAAGCCGATCTGTTCGTCGCCCTCCGCGGGGAGCGAGCGGACGGCCACGCATTCCTTGCGCAGGCTGAGCGGGCGGGCGCCGCTGCGGCGCTGGTCGAACGGGAGATCTCCTCCCCGCCGCTTCCGACCGTCCGGGTTGCCTCCACCGACGCCGCCCTTCCGAAGGTTGCGGCGAATTTTCACGGGGACCCGTCCGCGCGTCTCGCGGTGGTGGGGGTGACGGGGACCAACGGAAAAACGACGGTAACGTACCTGCTGGAGTCGATCCTCTCCGCTGCGGGGCGTAAAACGGCGGTGATCGGCACCATCAATTACCGGGTGGGGGAAGAGGTTCTCCGCACGGGCCTCACGACCCCCTTTCCCCACGAGCTGCAGGAGGTGCTGGCGGAGGCGGCGTTCCGCGGCGTCACTCATGTGCTGATGGAGGTGTCCTCGCACAGCGCGATCCAGGGAAGAATCGCGGGGGTGCGGTTCGACGTCGGCGTGTTCACCAACCTGTCCCGCGACCACCTGGATTTCCACGGCGACATGGAGTCCTATTTCGCCGCCAAGGCCAGGTTCTTCCGGGAGTACCTCCCCGCCGGGGGAAAGCGGACGGGAATGGTGATCAGCGCGGATGATCCGTACGGCACAAGGCTTTGCCGTGAGTTTCCGGGGGCGCTGACGTACGGATTCCTGCAGGATCGTGCCGTGGCTCCCGTGCGCGTACAGATGTCGTGGGAAGGGACGCGGATGTCGCTTCGGACGCCTTGGGGAGAGCTCGATCTCCGCACCCGGCTCATCGGGTCCCATAACGCATCTAACGTTATGGCGGCCGTCTGCGTCTCCGGCCTCCTGGGGATTTCCAGCGAGGCGATTCGAGCGGGGATCGAGCGTCTTCCTGCAATCTCCGGGAGGATGGAGGAAATCCCCAACCGGCGGGGGCTGCACATCTACGTCGACTACGCCCACACTCCAGGGGGGTTGGACGTGGTCCTTTCCACGCTCATGGGGCTGGGAGGCGGGCGCCTGATCACGGTATTCGGATGCGGAGGGAACCGGGACCGTGGAAAGCGGCCAGAAATGGGCCGGATCGCGGCGCTCCGCTCGGACGTCGTCGTCGTCACCTCCGACAACCCCCGGAACGAGGACCCCGGTGCCATCCTCTCGGACATCCTGCTCGGCCTGCGGACGGAGGGGTTTCTCGATGGGCGGGGGGAAGTGGCGTGGGACGATGGGTATTTCCTGGTGATTCCCGACAGGAAAGCGGCGATCGATCGGGCGCTGTCCCTTGCGCGGCCGGGAGACACGGTGGCGATCGCCGGGAAAGGACACGAGAATGTACAGATCATCGGAGACCGGAGTCTGCCGTTCGACGACCGGGAAATCGTCCGGGGATTGCTTGCCGCCGACGAGTAG